The Flavobacterium johnsoniae UW101 genomic interval AAATTGGAACTGCAAAAGGTCTTAATACCAACTATCCTTTAGGATGGGCACAGGCTACAAACGTTCCTTTCAAAAACTGGAAACAAGATGCACATTCTGAAGGAGGAACACGCAATCCGCTGATTGTATTTTATCCAAACGGAATTAAAGACAAAGGCGGTATCAGAAATCAATACAGCCACGTAACCGATTTACTGCCAACGACTTTAGATATTGCAGGAATTACTGCTCCGGAATATATCCGAAATATTAAACAAGATATTATTCAGGGCTCAACATTCAAAGCTTCATTGGATAATCCAAAAGCAGAATCTTTACACAAAGTTCAGTACTACTATATCTTTGGCAACAGAGCTATTTATAAAGACGGATGGAAAGCGGCAGCTGCACATTTACCAGATTCATTTGCCGTAAAACAATCATTAGGGAAAAATGAAAAACCTGCTGCAAGTAATTTTGATACTGATGTTTGGGAATTATACAACCTGAACGAAGATTTTAACGAACGTAACAATCTGGCTAAAAAGTATCCGGAAAAACTGGCTGAACTTCAAAAATTATTTGACGAACAGGCAAAAGAAAACAATGTTTATCCGTTAATTGACTGGCAGGACGTGTACAACAGAAGAATTCACAATACTGCTGCTGACAAAGGTAAAACATTACAGGATTTGGTAAAACAAGTAACCAAACCAGCTGATACAGGAAGCAGTAATTAATGTATTCTTAACCTGCAGAATTAAAAGTTCTGCGGGTTAAAAATTTCTGACTTTAAACAGAATTATAAAATAAATTGCAAAATTGGTAAAAGACACATTATAAACACTACTAATTCTATAGAAATACAATATTTTATTTACATTTATAATTACAAACAACTGATTTTCAATAAAAACAAAATAAAATTTATAAAATCATGAAACGAGTAGACTACGAAATTATAGGAAAGAAGATTGTAGTAGGAGCAATTTTATTTCTGGTTCCACTGGTAATTTTAGCCGGGGGTTTAGTATTAATTAATCAATTTTTAAAATAAGAAATCATGGCAATAGTTCAAAAAGAAAAATTAACAAGAGATTTAACGATCAGTTTTTTTATTTATTCACTGCCGGTAGCGGCAATTTACCTTTATTTTAAGTTAACGGGCGGAGCGGTAAGCGAATCGCATATTACACTGCCTTCGTTTTTAGAATTTGCAAAACCGGCATTCGAAAATATCCGCACCTGGGGATTAACCGTTTTCATGGTAGTTTTGGGAATTATAGAATTTGCGGCTGGTTTATATGATGATGAATGGACTGGTGAAGAACGTAAAATAGACATTGTTTGTTTCTTAGCTCCAAAATTGCTTTTACCGCCTGTAATTGCTTTTTTCAGTTTAACAGCCTTACCTTATTTATTGCCAGATGCAGCAAATGCATTATCATGGGTTCCGTTTTGGGGAGGCTTCTTCTTAATCGCAATTGCCGATGATTTAACGCAGTACTGGTACCACAGATTACACCATCAGGTTCCGTTTTTATGGCGTTTTCACAGAACGCACCATTCAGCTCCGTACATGGGAATGGCAATGGCATCCAGACAAAACTTTATTTATACAATTTTCTTTTCGCAGATTTATTTAACTGCAACCTTAACCTATTTAGGTTTAGGATTACCGGCTTTATTTGTTTTGGTAATTAAAAGTTTCATCACATTAGGAGCGCATTCTAGTATTGCCTGGGACAAACCATTTTACAAATACAAAGTTTTACATCCAATTGCATGGGTTTTAGAAAGATTGATTTCTACTCCGGCAACACACCACGCACATCACGCCGATACAAGCGGAGACGGTGTTGGTCATTTTAAAGGAAATTTTGGAAACATGTTTTTCATTTGGGACATGATTTTCGGAACCGGATTAATCACTCGTAAATTCCCGGAATCTTACGGAACAAAATCATACAAACAAGAAGAATGGTACGCACAATTTTTATGGCCGATATTCAAATCTAAAAAAGAAGGAAGTTCTCTTGCCGA includes:
- a CDS encoding sterol desaturase family protein, whose amino-acid sequence is MAIVQKEKLTRDLTISFFIYSLPVAAIYLYFKLTGGAVSESHITLPSFLEFAKPAFENIRTWGLTVFMVVLGIIEFAAGLYDDEWTGEERKIDIVCFLAPKLLLPPVIAFFSLTALPYLLPDAANALSWVPFWGGFFLIAIADDLTQYWYHRLHHQVPFLWRFHRTHHSAPYMGMAMASRQNFIYTIFFSQIYLTATLTYLGLGLPALFVLVIKSFITLGAHSSIAWDKPFYKYKVLHPIAWVLERLISTPATHHAHHADTSGDGVGHFKGNFGNMFFIWDMIFGTGLITRKFPESYGTKSYKQEEWYAQFLWPIFKSKKEGSSLAEGVLSFPLKAKPVENAVEQPVEQTPVLEQA